One genomic region from Laribacter hongkongensis DSM 14985 encodes:
- a CDS encoding chemotaxis protein CheB, producing the protein MTARRDDPLVIAPCHAADVILPRSGSRTVGRPPLLAIGASTGGTEALKVVLGQLPRDCPPVLVTQHMPPVFTRSFAARLDALCQIGVKEAEDGELLGNGMAYVAPGDAHLMVVWQGGRYRCRLSQGVEVNRHRPSVDVLFRSVANEAGAAAMGVILTGMGRDGASGMRELKDTGAFTVAQDEGTCVVFGMPKEAIAQGGVEEVLPLERIGLRMVEWCRGRGPASDSRRI; encoded by the coding sequence GTGACGGCCCGGCGTGATGATCCGCTGGTCATTGCTCCGTGTCATGCGGCGGACGTGATCCTGCCCCGTTCCGGCAGCCGGACCGTCGGCCGCCCGCCCCTGCTGGCGATTGGCGCTTCGACCGGCGGGACCGAGGCATTGAAAGTCGTGCTGGGGCAACTCCCGCGTGACTGTCCGCCGGTGCTGGTCACGCAGCACATGCCGCCGGTATTCACCCGGTCGTTTGCGGCCCGGCTGGACGCCTTGTGCCAGATCGGTGTCAAGGAAGCCGAGGACGGTGAGCTGCTGGGTAACGGCATGGCTTACGTGGCGCCGGGTGATGCACACCTGATGGTGGTCTGGCAGGGCGGACGTTATCGCTGCCGCTTGAGCCAGGGCGTGGAAGTCAACCGGCACCGGCCTTCGGTGGACGTGCTGTTCCGGTCGGTGGCCAATGAGGCCGGCGCAGCCGCGATGGGCGTGATCCTGACCGGCATGGGGCGTGACGGCGCCAGCGGCATGCGCGAACTGAAAGATACGGGCGCATTTACCGTGGCGCAGGACGAGGGCACTTGCGTGGTATTCGGCATGCCCAAGGAAGCGATTGCCCAAGGGGGAGTTGAAGAAGTCTTGCCGCTGGAGCGGATCGGGCTGCGCATGGTGGAATGGTGCCGCGGTCGCGGGCCGGCTTCGGACAGTCGGAGAATCTGA
- a CDS encoding sigma-54-dependent transcriptional regulator → MKELPILVVEDDLALREALVDTLELAGVAVRVAGDGEEALAVLRREPVGLVLSDAQMQPMDGYRLFFEMRQRRLQVPFMLMTAHGAIDRAVDLLRAGACHYLTKPFEPSTLLVEVEKHRLKLPEVPESDDGQQPVAHSPVMRELLKMARKVAASEATVLITGESGVGKEVMARFLHANSPRANHPFVAVNCAAIPESLFESVLFGHEKGAFTGALSSHAGKFEQAQGGTLLLDEISEMSAAMQAKLLRVIQEREVERVGGQRPVRLHVRFLATTNRDLAAEVAAGRFRADLYYRIHVFEMNIPPLRQRREDILPLACNYLKRHDKSLNFTDFVITDAAAAKLTAHDWPGNIRELENVLQRAEILAEAGVVDADCLHWSGSLIPLSCQGVLHSGDVLPVHVPEQPVDMKSLEKQHIVETLRTVGGVRRLAAERLGISERTLRYKLARWREAGEIDLATLAGERHGEDA, encoded by the coding sequence ATGAAAGAACTGCCGATCCTGGTGGTGGAAGACGATCTGGCGCTGCGTGAGGCGCTGGTCGATACGCTGGAACTGGCGGGAGTTGCCGTCCGTGTGGCCGGTGACGGAGAAGAGGCGCTGGCTGTGCTCCGGCGCGAGCCGGTCGGACTGGTGCTGTCGGATGCGCAGATGCAGCCGATGGATGGCTACAGGCTGTTTTTCGAGATGCGCCAGCGCCGGTTGCAAGTCCCGTTCATGCTGATGACCGCTCACGGGGCCATTGACCGCGCAGTGGACCTGCTGCGGGCGGGTGCCTGTCATTACCTGACCAAACCGTTCGAGCCCTCGACCTTGCTGGTCGAGGTGGAAAAACACCGGCTCAAGCTGCCGGAGGTGCCTGAGTCCGACGATGGCCAGCAGCCGGTGGCGCATTCTCCGGTGATGCGTGAACTGCTGAAGATGGCGCGCAAGGTGGCGGCCAGCGAGGCCACGGTGCTGATTACCGGTGAATCGGGTGTCGGCAAGGAAGTGATGGCGCGCTTTTTGCACGCCAATTCACCCCGGGCGAACCATCCTTTTGTGGCCGTCAACTGCGCCGCCATTCCGGAGAGCCTGTTCGAGTCGGTATTGTTCGGGCATGAAAAAGGCGCGTTTACCGGTGCGCTCAGCAGCCATGCCGGCAAGTTCGAGCAGGCGCAGGGCGGTACGCTGCTGCTGGATGAAATTTCGGAAATGTCGGCTGCCATGCAGGCCAAGCTACTGCGGGTGATCCAGGAGCGCGAGGTAGAGCGGGTGGGCGGGCAGCGTCCGGTACGCCTGCATGTGCGCTTTCTGGCCACGACCAACCGCGATCTGGCTGCCGAAGTGGCCGCCGGACGTTTCCGTGCCGATCTGTACTACCGGATCCATGTGTTTGAAATGAATATTCCGCCGCTGCGCCAGCGCCGCGAAGATATCCTGCCTCTGGCCTGCAACTATCTGAAACGCCATGATAAATCATTGAATTTTACGGATTTTGTCATCACTGATGCTGCGGCTGCCAAATTGACGGCCCATGACTGGCCGGGTAACATCCGCGAGCTGGAAAATGTCTTGCAACGCGCGGAAATCCTCGCTGAAGCCGGTGTGGTTGATGCGGATTGCCTGCACTGGTCAGGCAGTTTGATACCTTTGTCGTGTCAGGGCGTGCTGCATTCCGGAGACGTGCTGCCGGTTCATGTTCCTGAGCAACCCGTTGACATGAAAAGTCTGGAAAAGCAGCACATCGTCGAAACATTGCGCACCGTGGGTGGTGTGCGCAGGCTGGCTGCCGAGCGTCTGGGCATCAGCGAGCGTACCCTGCGCTACAAACTGGCCCGCTGGCGTGAAGCGGGTGAAATCGACTTGGCCACCCTTGCGGGTGAGCGGCACGGAGAAGATGCATGA
- the fliE gene encoding flagellar hook-basal body complex protein FliE: protein MRTEGIDQLLGELRTVATLASGKPAPQQVAKDAAEPVDFAAVLQASLDKVAERQAGSQNLQQRWELGDENVNLHDVMLSLQKASLSFQTMVQVRNKLVSAYQDIMNTQV, encoded by the coding sequence ATGAGAACCGAAGGGATCGATCAATTGCTGGGCGAGCTGCGTACTGTCGCGACCCTGGCATCCGGCAAGCCGGCACCGCAGCAGGTCGCCAAGGATGCCGCCGAACCAGTCGACTTTGCTGCCGTGCTGCAGGCCTCGCTCGACAAGGTGGCCGAGCGGCAGGCCGGTAGCCAGAACCTGCAGCAGCGCTGGGAGCTGGGTGACGAAAACGTCAACCTGCACGATGTCATGCTGTCGCTGCAAAAAGCCAGCCTGTCATTCCAGACCATGGTGCAGGTCCGCAACAAGCTGGTCAGTGCCTACCAAGACATCATGAATACGCAGGTTTGA
- the fliF gene encoding flagellar basal-body MS-ring/collar protein FliF, which yields MAELNESSPPTFQQRVREALERYRALPGNKKLLLFGGMAAVASILVAAYLYTREPAYKVLFSNLPDREGGQVTEALTKLNVPYQLADGGVIRVPAEQVYSTRLKLASEGLPKASGIGFELMDNQKFGISQFAEQVNYQRAVEGELARTIEALGVVESARVHLAMPKQSVFVREQQLPTASVLLNLRPGFILDAGQIAGIRNLVASAVPGLPQKNITIVDQEGNLISRMPDMEDGSAGLSRRQLDYVRQIETSLTKRIEAILEPIVGSGNARAQVTAAVDFSEVEQTAETFNPNTPPNAGAIRSQQTSESQTREEAPQGGVPGALSNQPPNAAAAPVTLPPGTQAGLMPAPNGQQNQARPVKSSKEATTNYEVDRTIQHVRQQTGALKRVTAAVVVNFKRTTTADGNAKMTPLSEQEMQQLDKLVREAMGFTQARGDSVQVVNASFADTAGSKAALQDRLFDYASNNPGEILKWVLGALVVLYLLFGVIRPVVRDIVKPKPVLPPPGSDAAAAEGEGVAGEGGMTLEDLANLDPKELARREYDSMLEGARQVVRADPRMAAQIIKEWVNNDE from the coding sequence ATGGCCGAATTGAACGAATCTTCCCCTCCGACCTTCCAGCAGCGCGTACGCGAGGCGCTGGAGCGTTACCGTGCCTTGCCCGGCAACAAGAAACTGTTGCTGTTCGGCGGCATGGCTGCCGTGGCGTCCATTCTGGTCGCTGCCTATCTGTATACGCGCGAACCTGCCTACAAGGTGTTGTTCAGCAATCTGCCCGACCGCGAAGGCGGGCAGGTGACCGAAGCGCTGACCAAGCTCAACGTGCCCTATCAGCTTGCCGACGGCGGCGTGATCCGGGTGCCGGCCGAGCAGGTGTATTCCACCCGCCTCAAGCTGGCTTCCGAAGGCCTGCCCAAGGCCAGCGGTATCGGTTTCGAACTGATGGACAACCAGAAATTCGGCATCAGCCAGTTTGCCGAACAGGTCAATTACCAGCGTGCCGTCGAGGGTGAGCTGGCCCGTACCATCGAGGCTCTGGGGGTGGTCGAGTCGGCCCGCGTGCATCTGGCCATGCCCAAGCAAAGCGTGTTTGTGCGCGAACAGCAGCTGCCGACCGCCTCGGTACTGCTGAACCTGCGCCCGGGGTTCATTCTTGATGCCGGGCAGATTGCCGGCATCCGCAACCTGGTGGCCTCTGCCGTTCCGGGGCTGCCGCAAAAGAACATCACCATCGTTGACCAGGAAGGCAACCTGATTTCGCGCATGCCGGACATGGAAGACGGCTCGGCCGGCCTGTCGCGCCGCCAGCTGGATTACGTGCGCCAGATCGAGACCAGCCTGACCAAACGCATCGAAGCCATCCTTGAACCCATTGTCGGCAGCGGTAACGCCCGGGCGCAGGTCACGGCTGCCGTGGACTTCTCCGAAGTCGAGCAGACCGCGGAAACCTTCAACCCCAATACGCCGCCCAATGCCGGCGCCATCCGCAGCCAGCAGACCAGCGAGTCCCAGACCCGTGAAGAAGCACCGCAGGGCGGTGTGCCGGGCGCCCTGTCCAACCAGCCGCCCAATGCTGCTGCGGCCCCGGTCACATTGCCGCCCGGTACCCAGGCCGGCCTGATGCCCGCTCCCAACGGTCAGCAGAACCAAGCCCGGCCGGTCAAGAGCAGCAAGGAAGCCACGACCAACTACGAGGTCGACCGTACCATCCAGCATGTTCGCCAGCAGACCGGTGCCCTCAAGCGCGTCACGGCGGCTGTCGTGGTCAATTTCAAGCGTACGACCACCGCAGACGGTAATGCCAAGATGACGCCGCTGTCCGAGCAGGAAATGCAGCAGCTGGACAAGCTGGTGCGTGAAGCCATGGGCTTCACCCAGGCGCGCGGGGACTCGGTACAGGTGGTCAATGCCTCGTTTGCCGACACCGCCGGCAGCAAGGCTGCATTGCAGGATCGCCTGTTCGACTACGCCAGCAACAATCCGGGTGAAATCCTCAAGTGGGTGCTGGGTGCGCTGGTGGTGTTGTACCTGCTGTTCGGTGTCATCCGGCCGGTGGTGCGCGACATCGTCAAGCCCAAGCCGGTCTTGCCGCCGCCTGGCTCTGATGCTGCGGCTGCCGAAGGCGAGGGTGTGGCCGGTGAAGGCGGCATGACCCTGGAAGACTTGGCCAATCTGGATCCGAAGGAGCTGGCCCGCCGCGAATACGACTCCATGCTGGAAGGGGCGCGGCAAGTGGTG